One genomic window of Corallococcus caeni includes the following:
- a CDS encoding HEAT repeat domain-containing protein, which translates to MPTFRRALALLLLATGCSHTSFERASEADTVQAYQDFLREHPDDPEALTAQGRIEGLEFDEAKRLHSVLAYKRFLEMYPDAPQRQRAQSLLEGLRFNAAKETDSEAGWRQFLAEHPDGTHRDEARARLQTAQERDVQTTTDLKRVSLLLQGEAAGARREELERKLDDESFAQASDAGKLFAYLRDFPAGTHREEVRVKLLELEVEGLLVSGLVDEAEEKVKTHPLGPKLTGFPARLARARAEQGALSRTEPAARAMQAGHYLRDLEDLKRALVAPDPLDRWQAAEELGQHVSVRAVDPLLEALRTARNPLIRQNALASLRSVLSALPAPVAAYEIAVRLESLRERASSPELYISVAALLDLSGQLEQAASQYQRVYESGGTDPLVLWRWVQLREQRHQAFSSAVAARQLAVWAQTTAREETVSAEGGVPLASARQLCAAVVDARFAAQAIARVRKEKTEFPEDLDTFERTAQDAVRLAEAKLADAELLLRQQHPGVRTCADQQVAERLSQGVKERTQALQQASSAKLPKPVGTLLLELARERDPSPEVRAAAASRLAGSTPP; encoded by the coding sequence ATGCCCACCTTCCGCCGCGCCCTCGCCCTGCTGCTCCTGGCCACCGGTTGCTCGCACACGTCCTTTGAACGGGCCAGCGAGGCGGACACCGTTCAGGCCTACCAGGACTTCCTTCGCGAGCACCCGGATGACCCGGAGGCGCTGACGGCCCAGGGGCGCATCGAGGGGCTGGAGTTCGACGAGGCGAAGCGGCTGCACTCGGTCCTCGCCTACAAGCGCTTCCTGGAGATGTACCCGGACGCGCCGCAGCGGCAGCGGGCACAGTCGCTGCTGGAGGGCCTGCGCTTCAACGCGGCGAAGGAGACGGACTCGGAGGCCGGGTGGCGGCAGTTCCTCGCCGAGCACCCCGACGGCACCCACCGCGACGAGGCGCGCGCCCGGCTGCAGACGGCCCAGGAGCGCGACGTCCAGACGACCACCGACCTCAAGCGCGTGTCCCTGCTCCTCCAGGGAGAGGCCGCGGGCGCCCGCCGCGAGGAGCTGGAGCGCAAGCTGGACGACGAGTCCTTCGCCCAGGCCAGCGACGCCGGGAAGCTCTTCGCCTACCTGCGTGACTTCCCCGCGGGCACGCACCGCGAGGAGGTTCGCGTCAAGCTGCTGGAGCTGGAGGTGGAGGGGCTGCTCGTCTCCGGGCTGGTGGACGAGGCCGAGGAGAAGGTGAAGACCCACCCGCTGGGGCCCAAGCTGACGGGCTTCCCCGCGCGCCTGGCCCGCGCCCGCGCCGAGCAGGGCGCCCTCTCCCGCACCGAGCCCGCCGCCCGCGCGATGCAGGCGGGCCACTACCTGCGCGACCTGGAGGACCTGAAGCGCGCGCTCGTGGCGCCGGATCCGCTGGACCGCTGGCAGGCGGCGGAGGAGCTGGGCCAGCACGTCTCCGTGCGCGCGGTGGATCCGCTGCTGGAGGCGCTGCGCACGGCGCGCAATCCGTTGATCCGCCAGAACGCGCTGGCGTCGCTGCGCTCGGTGCTCTCCGCGCTGCCCGCCCCCGTGGCCGCCTATGAAATCGCGGTGCGGCTGGAGTCCCTGCGCGAGCGCGCCAGCAGCCCGGAGCTGTACATCTCCGTCGCGGCGCTCCTGGACCTGAGCGGCCAGCTGGAGCAGGCCGCCAGCCAGTACCAGCGCGTCTATGAGTCCGGCGGCACGGATCCGCTGGTGCTCTGGCGCTGGGTGCAGCTGCGCGAGCAGCGCCATCAGGCGTTCTCCTCCGCGGTGGCCGCCCGGCAGCTCGCGGTGTGGGCCCAGACGACCGCGCGCGAGGAGACCGTGTCTGCGGAGGGTGGGGTGCCCCTGGCGTCGGCCCGGCAGCTGTGCGCGGCGGTGGTGGACGCGCGCTTCGCGGCCCAGGCCATCGCCCGCGTCCGCAAGGAGAAGACGGAGTTCCCGGAGGACCTGGACACCTTCGAGCGGACCGCCCAGGACGCGGTGCGGCTCGCGGAGGCGAAGCTCGCGGACGCGGAGCTGCTCCTGCGCCAGCAGCACCCCGGCGTCCGCACCTGCGCGGATCAGCAGGTCGCCGAGCGCCTGTCGCAGGGCGTGAAGGAGCGCACCCAGGCGCTCCAGCAGGCGTCGAGCGCGAAGCTGCCGAAGCCCGTGGGCACGCTGCTGCTGGAGCTGGCCCGCGAGCGCGATCCCTCGCCGGAGGTCCGCGCCGCGGCGGCCTCCCGGTTGGCCGGATCCACCCCTCCCTGA
- a CDS encoding CHAP domain-containing protein: MKLGAWMAMLAMTTGCATGSPVGAWVASDAVRYRSASPPAFPRATLSSEVAVRESPRAPAKAPTRGKAPAVAKAPAKPRPTVTPVKQTPASPAPTGTPRERVLATARALVGQPTVQVNGRRYPADCTALIEATYAQAGVKFRGTLKPGDNGVTALYRYARANGRVYTDGRPVPGDLVFFRETYDQNRDGRRNDGLTHVGLVDGVDADGTVTVIHRVKRGVVRYRMNLARPHLPRDPKTGEVLNDMLRSPAPGQPHVLTGQLFAAFGSVLPSGPAKPLAVAAR, from the coding sequence ATGAAGCTGGGCGCATGGATGGCGATGCTGGCGATGACGACGGGCTGTGCGACCGGATCCCCCGTGGGCGCCTGGGTGGCGTCGGATGCCGTGCGCTACCGCTCCGCCTCCCCTCCTGCCTTCCCGCGCGCCACGCTGTCCTCGGAGGTGGCGGTCCGCGAGAGCCCCCGCGCCCCCGCGAAGGCCCCCACGCGCGGCAAGGCCCCGGCGGTGGCGAAGGCCCCCGCGAAGCCTCGCCCCACCGTCACGCCCGTGAAGCAGACGCCCGCCAGCCCCGCCCCCACGGGCACCCCGCGTGAGCGCGTGCTGGCCACGGCGCGCGCCCTGGTGGGCCAGCCCACGGTGCAGGTGAACGGCCGGCGCTACCCGGCGGACTGCACGGCGCTCATCGAGGCCACGTACGCCCAGGCGGGCGTGAAGTTCCGGGGCACGCTGAAGCCCGGGGACAACGGCGTCACCGCGCTCTACCGCTACGCCCGGGCGAACGGCCGCGTGTACACGGACGGACGCCCCGTGCCGGGCGACCTGGTGTTCTTCCGCGAGACGTATGATCAGAACCGCGACGGCCGGCGCAACGACGGCCTCACCCACGTGGGGCTGGTGGACGGCGTGGACGCGGACGGCACCGTCACCGTCATCCACCGCGTGAAGCGCGGCGTGGTGCGCTACCGGATGAACCTGGCGCGCCCCCACCTGCCCCGCGATCCGAAGACGGGCGAGGTGCTCAACGACATGCTGCGAAGCCCCGCCCCCGGCCAGCCGCACGTGCTCACCGGCCAGCTCTTCGCCGCGTTCGGCAGCGTGCTGCCCTCCGGCCCGGCGAAGCCCCTGGCGGTCGCGGCCCGGTAG